Proteins from a single region of Melanotaenia boesemani isolate fMelBoe1 chromosome 3, fMelBoe1.pri, whole genome shotgun sequence:
- the arl6ip5a gene encoding ADP-ribosylation factor-like 6 interacting protein 5a: protein MAKVELTPFRTWDDFFPGSERFARPDVKDLARWNNRVVSNLLYYQTNYLALAIVVFLIVGFLNPVGMITAMAVVSAVVLGSLWAGENRAAISNLKRQNPTAFVLAVMVASYVLMSMLGSVMVFMSAVTLPLTLIFAHASFRLRNMKNKLENKMEGAGLKRSPMGILLEALGQQEENVQKIQSFLEGNLKD from the exons ATGGCCAAAGTAGAACTGACGCCATTCAGAACGTGGGACGACTTCTTCCCCGGTTCAGAAAGATTCGCGCGACCGGATGTGAAAGATTTGGCGAGATGGAACAACAGAGTTGTCAGCAACCTTCTTTATTATCAGACCAATTATCTGGCTTTAGCCATCGTAGTTTTTCTCATTGTCGG GTTCCTGAACCCTGTGGGGATGATCACAGCCATGGCCGTGGTGTCGGCCGTCGTCCTGGGGTCGCTGTGGGCCGGAGAGAACAGAGCCGCCATCAGTAACTTGAAGAGGCAGAACCCCACAGCGTTCGTCCTCGCCGTCATGGTGGCCAGCTACGTGTTGATGTCAATGCTGGGGAGCGTCATGGTCTTCATGTCCGCAGTCACGCTACCTCTGACTT TGATATTTGCACACGCTTCCTTTCGCCTCCGCAACATGAAGAACAAACTGGAAAACAAGATGGAAGGTGCTGGACTCAAGCGCTCACCCATGGGCATTTTGCTGGAAGCTCTGGGTCAGCAAGAGGAAAACGTCCAAAAGATCCAGAGCTTT